A genomic segment from Spinacia oleracea cultivar Varoflay chromosome 3, BTI_SOV_V1, whole genome shotgun sequence encodes:
- the LOC110802017 gene encoding 1-aminocyclopropane-1-carboxylate oxidase homolog 1-like, translating into MKPPSWLNLVCSFLNTKKPKENNTKGVNNGTQISKDRGTETKPTSTDETQPSNDRINELKAFDESKAGVKGLADTGPTTIPSIFIRPPEERSKDYSICPKNISVPVIDMKGRDIRTRDIFAKELTEAAKEWGFFQVVNHGIPLDLLQNMIKVTQMFHEQDADAKKPYYNRDYHANTVVYNSNHDLYASNYANWRDTLSINTLFTGGQFNPQDVPPICREVALKYIDELTKLGDYILTLLSIGLGLKPERLGQLECTSGWSLCCHYYPACPQPQLTLGLNGHADMSFFTILLQDQIGGLQILHKNQWVNITPIEGALTFNIGDALRIASNDILSSVFHRVISRSVGPRISIPFFCNGTIASTQMYGPLKELTSKENPPIYREFTLAEFMTFFLTSKLDDVGVNHFKLE; encoded by the exons ATGAAACCCCCATCATGGTTAAATCTAGTTTGTTCCTTTTTGAATACCAAAAAACCAAAGGAAAATAACACAAAGGGTGTCAATAATGGAACACAAATAAGTAAAGATCGCGGTACCGAAACAAAACCAACGAGCACCGATGAAACACAACCTAGTAACGATCGAATTAACGAGCTCAAGGCCTTTGATGAATCTAAAGCCGGGGTGAAAGGGTTAGCCGATACTGGACCAACAACAATCCCTAGCATTTTTATAAGACCACCCGAGGAACGGTCCAAGGATTATAGTATATGTCCTAAAAATATAAGTGTGCCCGTTATAGACATGAAGGGACGTGATATTCGAACACGAGATATATTTGCAAAGGAATTGACTGAGGCCGCTAAGGAATGGGGATTTTTCCAAGTGGTAAATCATGGGATTCCTTTGGATTTGTTACAAAATATGATTAAAGTAACACAAATGTTTCATGAACAAGATGCTGATGCTAAAAAACCGTATTATAATCGAGATTATCATGCAAATACGGTGGTTTATAATTCTAATCATGATTTATATGCTtcaaattatgctaattggagGGATACTTTGTCCATCAACACTCTATTTACTGGTGGTCAATTTAATCCTCAAGACGTGCCTCCAATTTGCAG GGAAGTGGCACTAAAGTACATAGATGAACTTACTAAGCTTGGTGACTACATACTTACGTTACTATCAATTGGTCTTGGACTCAAACCCGAACGTCTTGGACAACTTGAATGTACTTCAGGGTGGTCACTATGTTGCCATTACTACCCTGCATGTCCACAACCACAATTGACTCTAGGACTTAATGGACATGCTGATATGTCATTTTTCACCATACTTTTGCAAGATCAAATTGGTGGCCTCCAAATtcttcataaaaatcaatgggTTAATATTACCCCTATTGAGGGTGCCTTAACTTTTAACATTGGTGATGCACTTCGG ATTGCCTCTAATGACATTCTAAGTAGTGTGTTTCATAGAGTGATTTCTAGAAGTGTGGGACCAAGGATTTCTATTCCATTCTTTTGCAATGGTACTATTGCGTCAACACAAATGTATGGTCCACTTAAGGAGCTAACGTCGAAAGAAAATCCACCAATTTATAGGGAATTCACGCTTGCAGAGTTTATGACTTTTTTCCTCACCAGTAAACTTGATGATGTTGGAGTTAATCATTTTAAACTTGAGTGA